A single window of Echinimonas agarilytica DNA harbors:
- a CDS encoding Rho-binding antiterminator, translating into MLTPIRSFVIIVVTSLFTLTAFADTVTLKDGRVIEGDFVSRDDTSLVLNVGGFNTTIPLDQIAGMTMGAATAAPAPATPAKEPVKAAPAPEPKPVAKAPPPPSIVSSGTSITIRLGQGISTRSNNSGERFSGVLESDLVASDGKVVAKRGSQIYGRIHQAKRSGRLTGKPALTLELTEIMVNNQMKAVVTETWNAAGPSATGGLVKRTAGAAAIGGLIDGSDGAKTGAKVGAGASILVGKEDININSGTLMDFRLRTPFQP; encoded by the coding sequence ATGCTTACACCAATCCGATCCTTTGTGATTATTGTTGTGACTTCATTGTTCACACTAACTGCGTTTGCAGACACCGTTACGCTCAAAGATGGCCGCGTCATTGAAGGTGACTTTGTCTCACGTGACGACACGTCATTGGTACTGAATGTAGGCGGATTCAATACCACAATTCCTCTTGATCAAATTGCTGGGATGACCATGGGTGCAGCCACCGCAGCTCCCGCACCAGCAACTCCTGCAAAAGAGCCGGTGAAGGCCGCTCCCGCACCAGAGCCAAAGCCAGTCGCCAAAGCACCGCCTCCACCATCAATCGTCTCATCAGGCACGAGCATTACGATTCGATTGGGTCAGGGTATCTCTACACGAAGTAATAACAGTGGAGAACGCTTTAGTGGTGTACTCGAATCCGATTTGGTGGCGAGTGACGGTAAGGTCGTGGCCAAACGTGGCAGTCAAATCTACGGCCGTATTCACCAAGCTAAACGCTCTGGGCGCTTAACCGGAAAACCCGCTCTTACGTTGGAGCTGACAGAAATCATGGTCAATAACCAAATGAAAGCTGTGGTCACCGAAACGTGGAATGCAGCAGGCCCTAGCGCAACAGGCGGCCTTGTTAAGCGTACTGCTGGCGCTGCAGCTATTGGCGGCCTAATCGATGGTAGTGACGGTGCGAAGACCGGCGCTAAAGTAGGGGCAGGTGCTTCTATCTTAGTCGGCAAAGAAGACATTAATATCAATTCAGGCACGCTAATGGACTTCCGACTTCGGACACCATTTCAGCCATAA
- the xylB gene encoding xylulokinase has protein sequence MYIGIDLGTSGVKAVLLDDNDQVVASHNVSLPISRPYPLWSEQNPEDWWNATLEAVDGLKESGQMAQVKAIGLSGQMHGATLLDAEQKVLRPAILWNDGRCAAECELIEQRVPEARSITGNIVMTGFTAPKVLWVQRHEANIFAQIDKVLLPKDYLRFKLTGDFASDMSDSAGTCWMDVGKRDWSNEMLAATGLNRSHMPKLCEGSDITGTLSAELAARWGCSQVGVVAGGGDNAAGAVGVGLTQPGQAMLSLGTSGVYFAVSDGFSANPDSAVHAFCHALPNTWHLMSVILSAASCLAWLDNATGKTGVPEMLDELDRFTPEPGDPFFLPYLSGERTPHNNPMAKGMFFGLTHETDRPAMARAVLEGVGFAFADGFDALHASGVKPDEVSLIGGGARSPGWRQMLASILNQTLVYRKGGDVGPALGAARLARLAMNPDTPIAEICPVPELVETHKPVVADVAAYQERRATFRKLYAKVEDLF, from the coding sequence ATGTATATCGGCATTGATTTGGGAACATCGGGTGTTAAAGCGGTGCTTCTAGACGACAATGATCAGGTGGTTGCATCACACAACGTGAGCCTTCCTATTTCACGTCCATACCCATTGTGGTCAGAGCAAAACCCTGAAGATTGGTGGAATGCCACGCTTGAAGCAGTTGATGGCCTGAAAGAAAGTGGCCAAATGGCACAGGTCAAAGCGATTGGTTTAAGCGGTCAAATGCACGGCGCAACATTGCTCGATGCAGAACAAAAAGTATTGCGCCCGGCTATTTTGTGGAATGACGGACGTTGCGCTGCTGAATGTGAGTTGATTGAACAGCGTGTGCCAGAAGCGCGCAGCATTACTGGTAATATCGTCATGACCGGTTTTACCGCACCTAAAGTGTTGTGGGTGCAGCGTCACGAAGCCAACATCTTTGCTCAAATCGATAAGGTGTTGCTGCCCAAGGATTATTTGCGCTTCAAATTAACCGGCGATTTTGCTTCAGATATGTCTGACTCCGCTGGTACATGCTGGATGGACGTCGGCAAGCGTGACTGGAGCAACGAAATGCTGGCAGCCACGGGGCTCAATCGTTCCCATATGCCAAAGCTTTGCGAAGGCAGCGATATCACAGGTACGTTAAGTGCTGAACTAGCCGCGCGTTGGGGGTGCTCTCAAGTGGGTGTTGTTGCCGGTGGTGGTGATAATGCTGCGGGTGCGGTAGGAGTGGGTTTAACTCAGCCTGGCCAAGCGATGTTGTCACTCGGTACTTCGGGGGTTTATTTTGCAGTGAGCGATGGCTTTAGCGCGAATCCAGATTCAGCGGTTCATGCATTCTGTCATGCGTTGCCGAATACTTGGCATTTAATGTCAGTGATTCTCAGCGCCGCTTCATGCCTTGCGTGGTTGGATAACGCAACGGGAAAAACCGGTGTGCCAGAAATGTTGGATGAATTAGATCGCTTCACGCCAGAACCCGGTGACCCGTTCTTCCTCCCGTATTTATCGGGCGAGCGAACGCCGCACAACAATCCAATGGCCAAGGGAATGTTTTTTGGGCTCACCCACGAAACAGATCGCCCTGCGATGGCAAGAGCCGTGTTGGAAGGCGTTGGATTTGCCTTTGCTGATGGTTTTGATGCCCTGCACGCAAGTGGTGTTAAACCCGATGAAGTCAGTTTGATTGGTGGGGGTGCTCGAAGCCCCGGTTGGCGTCAAATGCTTGCTAGTATCTTGAATCAAACTTTAGTGTATCGAAAAGGTGGTGATGTTGGGCCTGCCTTGGGAGCGGCTCGTTTGGCGCGCTTAGCGATGAACCCAGACACGCCAATTGCTGAGATTTGTCCAGTACCGGAGTTGGTTGAAACTCACAAACCAGTCGTCGCGGATGTTGCTGCGTACCAAGAGCGTCGTGCAACCTTCCGTAAGCTCTATGCAAAGGTTGAAGATTTATTCTGA
- a CDS encoding XylR family transcriptional regulator, producing the protein MFSKRYGITLLFNANKVYDRQVIEGIGEYLQASQCDWDIFFEDDFRCRIADIKDWMGDGIIADFDDPEIVEATRGLGIPVVGVGGSYHNKSEYPDGPYVATDNAALVSAAYQHLREKGLENFAFYGLPDLPQMRWARERELAFKDLVSADGYQGDIYRGTLTTPENWRYAMNRLSDWLQRLPHPTGIIGVTDARARHLLQVCERLGIIVPDKISVIGIDNEDLARFLTRVPLSSVNQGCKRMGYEAAKLLHNKLSAKPIRNQRVLVPPQGVVERQSTDYRALRDAYVIQAMHFIRHNACKGIKVDQVLDFVGISRSNLEKRFREEREHSIHTEIHETKLERAKQLLRNSELPTMEIATLCGYPSLQYMYAVFKKDLGQTPKEYRNNLSDGSDDPDDTHEEFDFSDDNSE; encoded by the coding sequence GTGTTTTCTAAACGCTATGGTATTACGCTGCTTTTTAATGCAAATAAGGTCTACGACCGACAAGTCATTGAAGGCATCGGAGAGTATTTACAAGCATCACAGTGCGACTGGGACATCTTCTTCGAAGACGACTTCAGGTGCCGCATTGCTGATATTAAAGATTGGATGGGTGACGGCATTATCGCCGACTTTGATGACCCTGAAATTGTTGAAGCAACTCGCGGTCTCGGTATCCCAGTCGTTGGCGTAGGCGGTTCTTACCACAACAAAAGTGAATACCCAGACGGCCCGTACGTAGCCACTGATAACGCTGCGCTGGTGAGTGCGGCCTATCAGCACTTGCGTGAAAAGGGCTTGGAGAACTTTGCCTTTTACGGCCTTCCCGATTTGCCACAAATGCGCTGGGCACGAGAGCGTGAGCTTGCATTTAAAGATCTGGTCTCAGCAGATGGCTACCAAGGTGATATTTATCGCGGAACGTTAACCACCCCTGAAAATTGGCGTTATGCCATGAATCGGCTGTCGGATTGGTTGCAACGACTTCCTCATCCAACCGGAATTATTGGGGTGACCGATGCGCGCGCACGTCACTTGCTTCAAGTATGCGAACGATTAGGCATTATCGTACCTGATAAAATCTCAGTGATCGGTATCGATAACGAAGATTTGGCCCGTTTCCTCACCCGTGTTCCTTTAAGCTCAGTGAATCAAGGCTGTAAACGCATGGGCTACGAGGCGGCGAAGCTATTGCACAACAAGTTAAGTGCAAAACCCATTCGCAATCAGCGTGTATTGGTTCCACCGCAAGGCGTTGTAGAACGACAATCCACGGATTATCGCGCGCTGCGTGATGCCTATGTCATTCAAGCCATGCACTTCATTCGCCATAACGCTTGTAAAGGTATTAAAGTCGATCAAGTGCTCGATTTTGTGGGGATTTCTCGCTCGAATTTAGAAAAAAGATTCCGCGAAGAGCGCGAACACTCAATCCATACAGAAATTCATGAAACCAAGTTAGAACGCGCCAAACAATTGCTTCGAAATTCAGAACTTCCAACGATGGAAATCGCGACTTTATGTGGCTATCCGTCACTGCAATACATGTACGCAGTGTTTAAGAAAGACCTTGGTCAGACCCCCAAGGAATATCGGAATAATTTAAGTGACGGTTCGGACGATCCAGATGATACCCACGAAGAATTCGACTTTTCTGACGACAACTCTGAATAA
- the chrA gene encoding chromate efflux transporter produces the protein MWQIFKNFFSLGWVSFGGPAAHLGYFQRHFVTKLGWLDQARYAQLVALSQFLPGPGSSQVGFAIGYQRAGLLGGLTAFIAFTLPSFAIMVAIAALNVGLTDNAWYQGVIHGLKLFAVVVVADAVLTMAGQFWKQRFGLIVGTTTAVIMLVSPGIETQLLVLVAAALVGFQQPVSSSVESTTASASPQWWALILFTVLFIGLPWISDSNHWLGIFGEFYQAGSLVFGGGHVVLPLLQEGLADQVTSDTFLLGYASAQAVPGPMFTIATFLGYELGADLPIVGALVATLAIFLPGFLLMIGLIHYWQALASRPRLAGTIAAVNAAVVGLLLSAWYAPVFVSSVFEAQDFAVAIIGFVLLRQLKVSVLWLVPGFALLGAAVG, from the coding sequence ATGTGGCAAATTTTTAAGAATTTCTTTTCCTTAGGTTGGGTTAGTTTTGGTGGCCCGGCGGCTCACCTTGGTTACTTTCAGCGTCACTTCGTGACAAAATTGGGTTGGCTTGACCAAGCTCGTTATGCGCAACTAGTTGCATTGAGTCAATTTTTGCCCGGCCCTGGCTCTTCTCAAGTCGGCTTTGCTATCGGCTATCAACGCGCGGGACTATTGGGCGGGCTTACTGCATTTATCGCGTTTACCTTGCCCTCTTTTGCCATCATGGTTGCGATTGCAGCACTGAACGTTGGGCTCACTGACAACGCTTGGTATCAAGGCGTGATACATGGTCTCAAATTGTTTGCGGTGGTGGTGGTGGCTGATGCGGTGCTCACCATGGCAGGGCAATTTTGGAAACAAAGATTTGGCCTGATCGTGGGCACGACTACCGCGGTGATCATGCTTGTCAGTCCCGGCATCGAAACTCAATTGTTGGTCTTGGTTGCCGCTGCTCTTGTTGGCTTTCAGCAGCCAGTATCATCGTCGGTAGAGTCGACGACTGCCTCTGCATCACCTCAGTGGTGGGCGCTTATCCTTTTCACTGTATTGTTTATTGGCCTGCCTTGGATTTCAGATAGCAACCATTGGTTAGGGATCTTTGGCGAGTTTTATCAAGCCGGCAGCTTAGTGTTTGGTGGCGGGCATGTGGTGCTGCCTTTACTGCAAGAAGGCTTGGCCGACCAAGTCACCTCAGATACCTTTCTATTAGGTTATGCGAGCGCACAAGCTGTGCCCGGGCCAATGTTTACCATCGCTACTTTTTTGGGGTATGAGCTGGGCGCCGATCTTCCAATTGTAGGGGCTTTAGTTGCGACGCTGGCTATTTTCTTACCGGGCTTTTTACTAATGATCGGGCTTATTCACTATTGGCAAGCACTCGCATCTCGCCCCCGTTTAGCTGGAACTATTGCTGCGGTAAACGCAGCCGTTGTGGGACTATTATTAAGTGCTTGGTATGCCCCTGTTTTTGTCAGTTCGGTGTTTGAAGCGCAAGATTTTGCGGTGGCCATTATTGGTTTTGTGTTGCTACGACAGCTAAAAGTGTCTGTGCTTTGGTTGGTGCCCGGTTTTGCCTTGTTGGGCGCGGCTGTTGGATAA
- the rpsF gene encoding 30S ribosomal protein S6, translated as MRHYEIVFMVHPDQSEQVPGMIERYTGLIEADGGKVNRLEDWGRRQLAYPINKLHKAHYVLLNVEANQAVIDELETGFRYNDAVLRNAIMRTKGAVTEPSPMAKAKEERAAREERAPREDRQPREERQPEQVEAAADATEASADE; from the coding sequence ATGCGTCATTACGAAATCGTATTTATGGTCCATCCAGACCAAAGCGAACAGGTTCCAGGTATGATCGAACGTTATACCGGCCTGATCGAAGCAGACGGTGGTAAAGTTAACCGTCTGGAAGACTGGGGTCGCCGTCAATTGGCATACCCAATTAACAAGCTGCACAAAGCGCACTATGTGTTGTTGAATGTTGAAGCAAACCAAGCCGTCATCGACGAGCTTGAAACTGGCTTCCGCTACAACGATGCGGTATTGCGTAACGCTATTATGCGTACGAAAGGCGCAGTTACTGAGCCTTCTCCTATGGCGAAAGCCAAAGAAGAGCGTGCTGCTCGCGAAGAACGTGCTCCGCGCGAAGATCGCCAGCCACGTGAAGAGCGTCAACCTGAACAAGTCGAAGCAGCAGCTGATGCTACTGAGGCAAGTGCAGACGAATAA
- the xylA gene encoding xylose isomerase: MSEYFDGIGKIQYEGPDSTNPLAFRFYDENKVVAGRTMKEHLRFAACYWHNFCWNGFDIFGAGTFDRPWMKPGDEMEMAKAKADVAFEFFSKLGVQYYSFHDADVAPGGNSIKEYVANMEVMMDYLQKKQDETGLELLWGTANAFSHPRYMSGAGSNPDPEVFAYAATQVFTAMNATKKLGGCNYVLWGGREGYETLLNTDLRQEREQLGRFMQMVVEHKHKIGFDGTLLIEPKPAEPTKHQYDYDTATVYGFLKQYGLENEIKVNIEVNHATLATHSFHHEIATAISLGLFGSIDANRGDFQLGWDTDQFPNSVEEWTPVLADILKAGGFTTGGLMFDTKLRRQSIDKADFFHGHVGAMDLLAYSLERAVELNESDVLGKNVAERYAGWNKDFGKSILAGDQSLESIAKYSIDNEINPAHVSGKQEYLENVVNRVLMK, encoded by the coding sequence ATGAGCGAATATTTTGACGGTATTGGAAAAATCCAATACGAAGGACCTGATTCAACTAACCCTTTGGCATTCCGCTTTTACGACGAAAATAAAGTAGTTGCTGGTCGCACTATGAAAGAGCATCTGCGTTTTGCAGCATGTTACTGGCACAACTTCTGCTGGAATGGTTTCGATATCTTCGGTGCTGGCACTTTCGATCGTCCTTGGATGAAGCCAGGCGATGAAATGGAAATGGCGAAAGCGAAAGCTGACGTTGCTTTTGAATTCTTTAGCAAGTTAGGTGTTCAATACTACTCATTCCATGATGCGGACGTAGCGCCAGGCGGCAACTCGATTAAAGAGTATGTGGCTAACATGGAAGTGATGATGGATTACCTCCAGAAGAAACAAGACGAAACGGGTCTTGAACTTCTTTGGGGCACAGCGAACGCATTCTCTCACCCACGTTATATGTCGGGTGCAGGTTCTAACCCTGATCCAGAAGTATTTGCATATGCTGCGACTCAGGTATTCACAGCAATGAACGCCACTAAGAAATTGGGCGGCTGTAACTATGTTCTTTGGGGGGGGCGTGAAGGTTACGAAACTCTATTGAACACAGACTTGCGTCAAGAGCGTGAGCAGCTTGGTCGTTTCATGCAAATGGTTGTTGAGCACAAGCACAAGATTGGTTTTGACGGTACTTTGTTGATTGAGCCTAAGCCTGCTGAACCAACGAAGCACCAATATGACTACGACACGGCAACGGTTTACGGCTTCTTGAAGCAATATGGTCTCGAAAACGAAATCAAAGTAAACATTGAAGTGAACCACGCCACATTGGCAACTCACTCATTCCATCATGAAATTGCTACAGCTATTTCTTTGGGTCTATTCGGATCTATCGATGCGAACCGTGGTGATTTCCAATTGGGTTGGGATACTGACCAGTTCCCGAACAGTGTTGAAGAGTGGACACCTGTATTGGCAGACATCTTGAAAGCAGGTGGTTTCACCACTGGTGGTTTGATGTTTGATACTAAGTTGCGTCGTCAGTCTATCGACAAGGCTGATTTCTTCCATGGCCACGTCGGTGCAATGGACCTTCTCGCATATTCACTTGAGCGTGCCGTAGAATTGAATGAATCAGACGTACTAGGCAAAAACGTGGCTGAGCGCTATGCCGGTTGGAACAAAGATTTCGGTAAGAGCATTCTTGCGGGCGACCAGTCGCTAGAAAGCATTGCCAAATACTCTATCGACAACGAAATCAACCCAGCGCACGTATCGGGTAAGCAAGAATACTTAGAGAACGTGGTTAACCGCGTACTTATGAAGTAA
- the priB gene encoding primosomal replication protein N → MTANCLVLSGVVSREPKHSVSPAGVPHCHFALDHESEQEEAGHLRRAWCRLEVVASGFELQTQTASLTTAMQLRVSGFICYRKTANGLGTVVLHAKSIEQIK, encoded by the coding sequence ATGACTGCTAATTGTTTGGTTTTAAGTGGCGTAGTTAGTCGCGAGCCCAAACATAGTGTCAGTCCCGCAGGCGTTCCACATTGCCACTTTGCTTTAGACCACGAGTCTGAGCAAGAGGAAGCCGGTCATCTTCGTCGAGCTTGGTGCCGATTAGAAGTGGTCGCTAGTGGATTCGAACTGCAGACGCAAACAGCGTCTTTGACTACGGCAATGCAATTGAGGGTGAGTGGATTTATCTGCTACCGGAAAACTGCTAACGGTTTAGGTACCGTGGTATTGCATGCCAAAAGCATTGAACAGATTAAATAG
- a CDS encoding serine hydrolase domain-containing protein gives MPLIAVLTIVAGLLAAISMMFPAEAATTQNKSLNTLVSEFDRYFVKKMREHKVPGAAYVIVHGDQIVKIRPYGVRKQKSAAKVNAHTTFRLASVSKTFAASLATIEEQRGTFNWQDPVMLYVPELDFADQSHKQHLKVEHLLSHTAGVVPNAYDNLIEANRKLPKILPQFKKLQPMCKPGKCYAYQNVLYSMIEQVIEHGHEISYEALMQQSIFDPLGMGDASVGLDAFMSNPNHATGHLKLKRGWYPKSPKQAYYNYPAAAGVNASASDMGQWLMAQLGHFPEVIAPSVVKTMTTARAGTRKDLRRKQWRKYLSKAEYGLGWRLYQFNDEPLVYHGGWVAGYRADVAYSPERQIGIAVLLNAESHAINFVSTHFWKMVTQQSRVAMTIERHANRERPDPVSALIPHNMAQPHDSANF, from the coding sequence ATGCCTTTAATCGCAGTTCTAACCATCGTAGCCGGCCTACTCGCGGCAATTTCGATGATGTTTCCCGCAGAGGCTGCGACGACGCAAAATAAATCCCTCAATACGTTAGTCTCAGAGTTTGATCGCTACTTTGTGAAGAAAATGCGTGAGCACAAAGTGCCAGGCGCCGCTTACGTCATTGTGCATGGCGACCAAATTGTTAAAATTCGGCCTTACGGTGTGCGCAAACAAAAAAGCGCTGCGAAGGTCAATGCTCACACAACCTTCCGCCTCGCCTCTGTTTCTAAAACATTTGCCGCGAGCCTAGCAACGATCGAAGAACAACGCGGTACATTTAACTGGCAAGACCCGGTGATGCTATACGTGCCAGAATTAGACTTTGCGGATCAAAGCCACAAACAGCATTTAAAAGTTGAGCACTTACTCAGTCATACCGCAGGTGTTGTGCCAAACGCCTACGACAACCTGATTGAAGCGAATCGGAAACTTCCAAAAATCCTGCCGCAATTTAAAAAGCTCCAACCCATGTGTAAACCTGGTAAATGTTACGCATACCAAAATGTGCTTTACAGCATGATTGAACAGGTGATCGAGCACGGCCACGAAATTTCTTACGAAGCACTCATGCAGCAATCGATTTTTGATCCCCTAGGCATGGGCGATGCAAGTGTTGGTTTAGACGCCTTTATGAGTAACCCCAATCATGCAACCGGCCACTTAAAACTAAAACGCGGTTGGTATCCAAAATCTCCCAAGCAAGCCTACTACAACTACCCAGCGGCTGCGGGTGTAAACGCAAGCGCATCCGACATGGGACAATGGCTGATGGCACAGCTAGGTCACTTTCCTGAAGTGATTGCGCCAAGTGTTGTAAAGACGATGACGACAGCTCGTGCAGGCACACGTAAAGATTTACGACGCAAACAATGGCGCAAATATTTGTCGAAAGCAGAATATGGTTTAGGTTGGCGCCTGTATCAATTCAATGATGAGCCTCTGGTATATCACGGTGGCTGGGTAGCCGGCTACCGTGCCGACGTCGCCTACTCGCCTGAACGTCAAATTGGCATTGCAGTGCTGTTGAATGCAGAGTCTCATGCCATTAATTTTGTGAGTACCCATTTTTGGAAAATGGTGACCCAGCAAAGTCGAGTCGCGATGACCATAGAGCGGCACGCGAATAGGGAGCGTCCTGACCCCGTATCGGCACTCATTCCTCACAACATGGCACAACCGCACGACAGCGCAAATTTCTAA
- a CDS encoding YitT family protein: MKQVALQWYAQVEGCFLVSLGICFLAASGLLVGGTAGFAFIAHKFMPVSFGFWFFIINLPFFYLAIRQMGKAFAVRSLICIVAVSLMSDVLNYYVSFDALPPLLGAVIAGGLIGIGLILLFRYRSSLGGVNILGLYLEERFNIHSGKVLLASDVLVACCALTLYEIDKVAYSLLGFVVLSSVLGRYHKKAPIQQQANKAKKSDAQHASVSPVSETAITDS, encoded by the coding sequence ATGAAACAAGTTGCACTCCAATGGTATGCGCAAGTAGAGGGCTGCTTCTTAGTGTCTCTCGGTATTTGTTTTCTCGCCGCGAGTGGCTTATTGGTAGGGGGCACGGCTGGGTTTGCATTTATTGCCCACAAGTTCATGCCTGTATCATTTGGCTTTTGGTTTTTTATCATTAATCTGCCGTTCTTCTATTTGGCGATTCGTCAGATGGGCAAAGCCTTTGCGGTTCGCAGCCTTATTTGTATCGTTGCGGTATCGCTGATGTCGGATGTACTGAATTACTACGTTAGTTTTGATGCACTACCGCCCTTGCTAGGCGCTGTGATTGCCGGTGGTTTAATTGGTATTGGCTTGATTTTGTTGTTCCGCTATCGCTCGTCGTTGGGCGGGGTCAATATTCTTGGATTGTATCTCGAAGAACGTTTTAATATTCATTCGGGCAAGGTGCTACTGGCGTCTGACGTGTTAGTCGCTTGCTGTGCTTTGACCCTGTATGAAATCGACAAAGTCGCTTACTCATTATTGGGTTTTGTGGTGTTGAGCTCTGTCTTAGGTCGCTACCACAAGAAAGCTCCGATTCAGCAACAGGCTAATAAAGCGAAAAAATCTGACGCCCAACACGCGAGCGTGTCACCTGTGTCTGAAACAGCAATCACCGATTCATAA
- the rpsR gene encoding 30S ribosomal protein S18, whose translation MARFFRRRKFCRFTADGVTEIDYKDIVTLKGYVTESGKIVPSRITGTSAKYQRQLARAIKRARYLALLPYTDNHK comes from the coding sequence ATGGCTCGTTTTTTCCGTCGTCGTAAATTTTGCCGCTTCACAGCGGATGGCGTGACCGAAATTGATTACAAAGATATAGTTACTTTAAAAGGCTATGTCACTGAAAGTGGTAAAATCGTACCAAGCCGTATCACTGGTACAAGTGCTAAGTATCAACGTCAGTTAGCTCGTGCAATTAAGCGCGCTCGCTACTTGGCATTGTTGCCTTACACAGATAACCATAAATAA
- a CDS encoding lipocalin family protein codes for MKLRVIMLLCGLLGAGCTGIPQNVEPIKNFELERYLGQWHEIARLDHSFERGLEQVTAEYSMRDDGGVKVINRGYSIEEKQFEQAEGKAYFVESADVGYLKVSFFGPFYGSYVIAALDEDYRYALVVGPNTDYLWILAREPELDLAIVNTLVAKAKDFGVDTEALIFPKTLQIP; via the coding sequence ATGAAATTACGTGTGATCATGCTGTTGTGTGGGCTGTTGGGCGCGGGTTGTACTGGAATTCCTCAAAACGTAGAGCCTATTAAAAACTTTGAACTTGAGCGCTATTTGGGACAGTGGCACGAAATTGCAAGGCTTGATCACTCATTTGAACGGGGGCTTGAACAAGTCACCGCCGAATACAGTATGAGAGACGATGGTGGGGTGAAGGTGATTAATCGCGGATATTCCATCGAGGAGAAACAATTCGAACAAGCAGAAGGCAAAGCCTATTTTGTGGAGTCTGCTGATGTTGGATATCTAAAAGTGTCTTTCTTTGGACCATTTTATGGTAGTTACGTGATCGCCGCGTTAGATGAAGATTACCGGTATGCGTTGGTGGTTGGGCCGAATACGGATTACCTTTGGATTCTTGCTCGAGAACCGGAACTTGATCTGGCCATTGTTAACACGCTGGTAGCAAAAGCGAAAGATTTTGGGGTTGATACAGAGGCTTTAATTTTCCCAAAAACATTGCAGATCCCTTAA
- the rplI gene encoding 50S ribosomal protein L9: MQVILLDKIANLGGLGDEVTVKSGYARNYLLPLGKAVVANKDNVALFESRRAELEAKLADELAASEAHGAKLSELETVVISSKAGDEGKLFGSIGTRDIADAITAAGVKVAKSEVRLPLGTLRNVGEYAIDIQLHSDVTIAVNVSIIAED, from the coding sequence ATGCAAGTTATTCTGCTTGATAAAATCGCTAACCTTGGTGGTCTGGGCGATGAAGTAACCGTTAAATCTGGTTACGCACGTAACTACTTATTGCCTTTAGGCAAAGCAGTAGTTGCTAACAAAGACAACGTTGCTTTGTTTGAGTCACGTCGTGCTGAATTAGAAGCGAAACTAGCTGACGAGTTAGCTGCTTCTGAAGCACATGGCGCAAAACTCAGCGAACTGGAAACAGTTGTTATCAGCTCTAAAGCTGGTGATGAAGGTAAGTTGTTCGGTTCTATCGGTACTCGCGACATCGCTGATGCAATTACTGCTGCAGGCGTTAAAGTGGCGAAAAGCGAAGTTCGCTTGCCATTGGGTACTTTGCGTAACGTTGGCGAATATGCCATCGATATTCAGCTTCATTCAGACGTAACAATAGCTGTTAACGTTTCAATTATTGCTGAAGATTAA
- a CDS encoding 4a-hydroxytetrahydrobiopterin dehydratase: protein MSGLAQQQCESCRVGAPKVTGSELPQLKSEVPEWQVKDDDGVLKLTRQVNFPNFLEALEFGNEVGALAEEYAHHPAILIEWGSVTVTWWTHKIKGLHKNDFIMAAKTDELLKPLP from the coding sequence GTGAGCGGATTAGCACAACAACAATGTGAATCGTGTCGAGTCGGTGCCCCGAAAGTAACTGGCAGTGAATTGCCTCAGCTGAAATCTGAAGTGCCTGAATGGCAGGTGAAAGACGACGATGGCGTGTTAAAACTCACTCGCCAAGTCAACTTTCCTAATTTTTTAGAAGCGCTGGAATTTGGAAATGAAGTTGGAGCATTGGCCGAAGAATATGCGCATCACCCCGCAATCTTAATCGAATGGGGTTCAGTGACCGTCACTTGGTGGACACATAAAATAAAAGGGTTGCATAAGAATGACTTTATTATGGCGGCCAAAACTGACGAGTTATTGAAGCCATTGCCGTAA